The nucleotide sequence CGCTTTGATTCACAGCGCCGACAGGATTCCCGAGGATCGCGCCCAGCTGATGCTGGACGTGGCGGTCATCGCTCCGAGCAACCCCGCACAGCAGGCCGCCGGGAGGATTCTCGTGACTCCGCGCCTCGTTACGATCGGCCCCGCAGCGGCACCGGTGAGCGCACGGATCGCCCTCGCTACGAAGGCCGAGACACTCGACCGAGTCACGCCCCGACCCGTGGGGGCCAGGGGCGCTACGAGCAATTCGAGGACTACGAGGCAACCCGTGGATCGCGGCCGACTCGCGGCAACGAAATCGCGATCCCGGGCGATGCTGATCCGCGCACGCTCGACCCCTCAGTTCGCGCCGAGTTGCGCTCCTTGAGCAAGCTTGCCGCCGAATTCGTCGGCGGCCACCTGGTCGCAGCCGGGCGCCTGATCGACGACAACCCGAAGACCGCGCTGGAGCACGCTCGCGCCGCCCGTGGCCGAGGTGCTCGGGTGGCTGCAGTGCGGGAAGCCTGCGGACTGGCCGCCTACCACGCGGAGGAATGGGCAGAGGCCATCGCCGAGTTGCGCGCCGCCCGCCGCATCTCCGGGGATGCATCGCACCTGGCAGTCATGGCTGACTGCGAACGTGCGCTGGGCCGGCCAGAGCGCGCCCTCAAGATGCTCGACGATCCAATGGTCGGCAAGATCGATCCGGCGTCGCGGGCGGAGTTGCTCATCGTCGTCGCTGGAGCTCGCCGGGACCTCGGTCAACTGGATGCCGCGCTCGCGATTTTCGAGCGTGGGGGTTTGGACACCAAGCACCCCAAGCCTGGCAGTAATCGGCTGTGGTACGCCTACGCCGACACTCTCGCCGAGGCCGGACGCACCCAGGACGCCATCCAGTGGTTCGGGAAAGCGGCCTCCGTCGACTACGACGACGAGACCGATGCTGCCGATCGCGCTGCCGACCTGCTCTGACCTGTCCGCGACGCCCGCGCGCTTGACATAACGGCGCCGGTCCGCAACCTCACGCGAGGTCGCGGGCCGGCGCCGTTTTCGTGTTGCCTACTGATCGGCGAATCGACGGAGCAGCACTCCGGACGCAGGCTTGGGCGTGAAAAGCGTCGACTTGCGCGGCATCCTGCCGCCGGCAGCCGCCACCTCGGCGACCGCGGTCACCGGTGTCGGACGGAGCAGCACCGCCGTACGCGTGCCGCCGTCGGCAGCCTCCAAGGCATCAGGGATGTCGTGGGCGTAGTCGACGGTCTCGGTGTTGTCGTTCAGGCCCCAGGCGCCTTCGACGAGGCAACGGTGCAGCACGGTCACGTCCAGCGATCCCAGCGCGGTTCCCGCGACGTCACCAAGGCCTGCAGCCAGCGCTTCGGGGTCGAACGAATGGATGACCTCGAATCGGCGTCCGTCGGAAAGGACAGCAGCGAACCCGTCGATCTCGTCGATCAACGCAAGGGCTTCGGCGAGGCTCGGGACGGCGTTGACCGACAGCACCTGGCGACTGAGTTCGACGGACCGTTCGAAGGGGAGGTCCACCACTCGGTGAATGGGGTGTACCTGGGGGCCGTAGGCCGTTGTGTCTACGAGCAGTGTGAGACCGCGGTCCCACGGCCCGGGCTCTCCCGCGTGCTCGGCCTGCAGCTGAAGATAGGTTGCGTAGCGATGATGCCCGTCAGCGATCAGTGCGCGTCGACCGGCGAGGTCCTGGGCGATCGTGGACAACGTGACCGGGTCGGTGATGGACCAGAGCCGGTGGGTCAGCCCGTCGGGTGTCTGGGCGATGAAGACCGGCTCGTCCGCGGAGACCGTTGCCACCGCCTCGCTCGCTGCGCCGCCGCCGTCGTAGACCAGGTAGATGGCTTCGAGGTTCGCCTCGGTTGCCTGCATCAACGCCAGGCGGTCGGCCACCGGTCCCGCCATGGTGTTCTCGTGCGGCAGGATGACCCCGTCCTCGGGTGATCTGAGCTCAAGCGCCCCGATCAGCCCTCGGGTCGTGCCGGTGTCGTCGGACATCTCGTAGACGAACAGCGCAGGCTCGCCGACCTCGCTCAGCGTCCCGTCCGCTATCCAATCGCTCAGCAACGAGGCCGTCGCAGGGTAGATCGGATTGTCGGCCGCGCCGTCCCGTTCGGCTTTCGACGAGCCGGGGAGGACGAGGCGGACGGCGTTGCGCGCGTCCGCGGCGAGCAGATCCTCCCGGTCGACGTCGGAGATCACGTCATAGGGCGGGCACAAGCGCCGCCCGATGTCGCCGGTGAACCGGAGAGCTCGAAACGGTGCCAAGGACAGGCCGTCGGCAGCATTCGGCCGGGGATGTGCAGAGGAGGGCTGCGTCATCCTCGGGATGCTACGCAATCGCCCGGTCGACGCCCTGTTCCGGTGTGCCGCCGGCCTGAGGCCAGGGGTGCCAGCAGGAGCGTGCGGGCGACCCCGGCTGAAGGCCGGCCACCCGGCATGGACGAGGATCGAGCCGTGCTGAGTTCGCAACGCCCGTTGACGGAGCTGTACGACGTCGCGCTACTTGACCTCGACGGCGTGGTCTATCTAGGGGAACGGGTCATCGACCACG is from Jatrophihabitans telluris and encodes:
- a CDS encoding tetratricopeptide repeat protein, which translates into the protein MSKLAAEFVGGHLVAAGRLIDDNPKTALEHARAARGRGARVAAVREACGLAAYHAEEWAEAIAELRAARRISGDASHLAVMADCERALGRPERALKMLDDPMVGKIDPASRAELLIVVAGARRDLGQLDAALAIFERGGLDTKHPKPGSNRLWYAYADTLAEAGRTQDAIQWFGKAASVDYDDETDAADRAADLL
- a CDS encoding DUF1015 family protein — protein: MTQPSSAHPRPNAADGLSLAPFRALRFTGDIGRRLCPPYDVISDVDREDLLAADARNAVRLVLPGSSKAERDGAADNPIYPATASLLSDWIADGTLSEVGEPALFVYEMSDDTGTTRGLIGALELRSPEDGVILPHENTMAGPVADRLALMQATEANLEAIYLVYDGGGAASEAVATVSADEPVFIAQTPDGLTHRLWSITDPVTLSTIAQDLAGRRALIADGHHRYATYLQLQAEHAGEPGPWDRGLTLLVDTTAYGPQVHPIHRVVDLPFERSVELSRQVLSVNAVPSLAEALALIDEIDGFAAVLSDGRRFEVIHSFDPEALAAGLGDVAGTALGSLDVTVLHRCLVEGAWGLNDNTETVDYAHDIPDALEAADGGTRTAVLLRPTPVTAVAEVAAAGGRMPRKSTLFTPKPASGVLLRRFADQ